A part of Solibacillus sp. FSL H8-0538 genomic DNA contains:
- a CDS encoding alpha/beta hydrolase yields the protein MRKALSAPFFFEAGQRAVLLLHGFTGSSADVRMLGRFLEKKGYTSHAPHYKGHGVPPEQLINSTPAEWWTDVVAGYNMLKGAGYEEIAVIGLSLGGVFSLKLGLDAPVKGIITMCAPMTMRTTDIMFEGVLQYAKQYKIQEGKSEQEIEIELAAIRKQGMASLPELQQLISDVRNSIDLIYAPLFVVQSRKDEIIDPLSAHTIYGQVESLDKHIKWFEHSGHVITLDKEKDQLHEDIHQFLETLDWTV from the coding sequence ATGCGAAAAGCACTATCAGCACCGTTTTTCTTTGAAGCTGGACAACGCGCGGTATTACTGCTGCATGGCTTTACCGGTAGCTCAGCTGACGTTCGTATGCTTGGACGTTTTTTAGAAAAGAAGGGCTACACTTCGCATGCACCCCATTACAAAGGACATGGCGTACCACCTGAGCAACTCATCAATTCGACACCTGCCGAGTGGTGGACGGATGTTGTTGCCGGATACAATATGTTAAAAGGGGCAGGTTATGAGGAAATAGCGGTCATTGGTCTTTCTTTAGGCGGTGTTTTTTCTTTGAAATTAGGTTTAGATGCACCAGTTAAAGGAATCATAACAATGTGTGCACCAATGACGATGCGCACAACGGACATTATGTTCGAGGGCGTTTTACAATATGCCAAACAATATAAAATACAAGAAGGAAAAAGTGAACAGGAAATTGAAATAGAACTAGCAGCAATTCGTAAGCAAGGCATGGCGTCCTTACCGGAGTTGCAGCAGCTCATTTCAGACGTTCGAAATTCAATTGATCTTATTTATGCACCATTATTTGTAGTGCAATCTCGAAAAGATGAAATTATTGATCCACTTTCTGCTCATACTATATACGGGCAGGTGGAATCACTGGATAAGCATATAAAATGGTTCGAGCATTCGGGGCATGTTATTACGCTCGATAAAGAAAAGGATCAACTACATGAGGACATCCATCAGTTTTTAGAAACACTGGACTGGACCGTCTAA
- the secG gene encoding preprotein translocase subunit SecG, whose translation MHTLFMTLLIIVALSLIVMVLLQSGKSAGLSGAISGGAEQLFGKQKARGMDLVLHRITIVLAVLFFVLALAITKI comes from the coding sequence ATGCATACTTTATTTATGACATTACTTATTATCGTAGCTTTAAGCTTAATCGTAATGGTGTTATTACAATCAGGTAAGAGTGCTGGGTTATCAGGGGCCATCTCGGGTGGAGCTGAACAACTATTTGGAAAACAGAAGGCGCGCGGCATGGATTTAGTCTTACACCGCATTACAATCGTTCTTGCTGTATTATTCTTTGTGTTAGCACTAGCTATTACAAAAATTTAA
- a CDS encoding DHA2 family efflux MFS transporter permease subunit → MGNLYEQRNKIIVAFLVSAFIGIFNETALNMAFVELGKDFEKGTSTIQWLTTGYLLTLGILVPVSAYLMQRFTTRQLFTVSLVFSILGTIVSAVSPTFSVLLAGRIIQAIGTAIILPVMMTVILLVYPIHKRGAAMGKIGLVIIFAPAIGPTVAGIVMDRLTWHWIFWFSLPFLVIALFIGLKFIQNVSEIKPIKFDIISFVLSTIGFGGIVYGFSISGELGSFFTKEVMLSIGIGAAGLIIFSIRQINLTQPMLNLRVFQYPMYVVGLLILLVGMMTILSTMVLLPIYLQNVLLLAPVFAGLVLLPGGIVNAFMSVVAGNLFDKFGPKKMVPGGLVVVIVSLAMLRTIDAGTSPYLIVALHIAMFVGISLVMMPAQTNGLNELPKELYQDGTAVMNTLQQVSGAIGTAIAVTIMSITASSSVDPTEGMISGVQNSITFGLIIAIIALVIALFIKNVREEI, encoded by the coding sequence ATGGGAAATTTATATGAACAACGTAATAAAATTATCGTAGCCTTTTTAGTATCGGCTTTTATCGGGATTTTTAATGAAACGGCACTGAATATGGCATTCGTTGAATTAGGGAAAGATTTTGAAAAAGGAACGTCTACGATTCAATGGTTAACAACAGGATACTTATTAACGCTGGGGATTCTTGTGCCCGTATCTGCGTATTTAATGCAGCGATTCACAACGCGCCAGCTATTTACAGTATCATTAGTATTCTCGATTTTAGGAACAATTGTATCCGCGGTTTCTCCAACGTTTAGTGTGTTACTTGCAGGTCGTATCATTCAAGCGATTGGAACGGCAATTATTCTACCGGTAATGATGACCGTGATTTTACTTGTGTATCCGATTCATAAACGTGGCGCAGCGATGGGGAAAATTGGACTCGTTATTATTTTTGCGCCTGCGATTGGGCCAACTGTCGCCGGAATTGTCATGGACAGGTTAACATGGCATTGGATTTTTTGGTTTAGCCTTCCATTTTTAGTGATTGCACTGTTTATCGGACTGAAGTTCATTCAAAATGTGAGTGAAATTAAACCGATTAAATTTGATATAATTTCTTTCGTTTTATCAACAATTGGATTCGGTGGTATTGTCTATGGATTTAGTATTTCAGGAGAACTTGGAAGCTTTTTCACAAAAGAAGTTATGCTGTCTATTGGTATAGGGGCAGCAGGATTAATCATATTCTCCATCCGCCAAATTAATTTAACACAACCCATGCTAAATTTACGTGTTTTCCAGTATCCTATGTATGTGGTAGGATTACTGATTTTACTTGTCGGCATGATGACGATTTTATCAACGATGGTACTGCTGCCTATTTACTTGCAAAATGTATTATTGCTCGCGCCCGTATTTGCAGGACTTGTGCTATTACCTGGTGGGATTGTGAATGCGTTCATGTCTGTTGTAGCCGGTAATTTATTTGATAAGTTTGGACCAAAGAAAATGGTGCCAGGCGGGTTAGTTGTAGTTATCGTCAGTTTAGCGATGTTACGAACAATTGATGCGGGGACGTCACCGTATTTAATTGTGGCGCTTCATATTGCTATGTTCGTCGGTATATCGCTCGTGATGATGCCTGCGCAGACGAATGGATTAAATGAATTACCGAAAGAATTGTACCAAGATGGAACGGCCGTCATGAATACATTACAGCAAGTATCGGGTGCGATTGGAACGGCGATTGCAGTGACGATTATGTCTATCACAGCTAGTAGTTCTGTGGATCCGACTGAAGGTATGATTAGTGGTGTGCAAAACTCAATTACGTTTGGACTTATTATTGCAATCATTGCGTTAGTCATTGCGCTGTTTATAAAAAACGTGCGCGAAGAAATTTAA
- a CDS encoding response regulator transcription factor, which yields MANRILIIEDEEQIARVLQLELEFEGYETGVAHTGAAGLIAYREHQWNLVLLDVMLPEMNGLEVLKRIRKDQQMTPVILLTAKNDVKDKVAGLDLGANDYITKPFEFEELLARVRVALRFKGDHAPAPAPSTIYTFSNLTLNEHTRDVMRGGTSIELTPREFDLLLHFMKHPKNVQSREQLLNAVWGFDYYGDTNVVDVYIRYVRQKIGAQHSPLIHTVRGVGYVLKES from the coding sequence ATGGCCAATCGCATTTTAATAATTGAAGACGAAGAACAAATTGCACGTGTTTTGCAGCTAGAGCTCGAGTTCGAGGGCTACGAAACAGGTGTTGCACATACTGGCGCTGCGGGCTTAATTGCATACCGAGAGCACCAATGGAACTTAGTGTTACTCGATGTTATGCTACCTGAAATGAACGGACTAGAGGTGCTAAAGCGCATTCGAAAGGATCAACAAATGACTCCGGTAATTTTATTAACAGCAAAAAATGATGTGAAAGATAAAGTAGCGGGCCTTGATTTAGGGGCAAATGATTATATTACAAAACCATTTGAGTTTGAGGAATTACTTGCACGTGTTCGTGTAGCGCTCCGATTTAAAGGAGATCATGCACCTGCACCTGCACCTTCAACTATTTATACGTTTTCTAACTTAACATTAAATGAACATACGCGAGACGTTATGCGCGGAGGCACTTCTATTGAATTAACACCTCGTGAGTTTGATTTACTGTTACATTTTATGAAGCATCCGAAAAATGTTCAGTCACGTGAGCAGCTTCTAAATGCTGTATGGGGATTTGATTATTACGGGGATACGAATGTTGTCGACGTGTATATTCGTTATGTACGTCAAAAAATTGGTGCACAACATTCCCCACTTATTCATACAGTGCGAGGCGTCGGTTATGTTTTAAAGGAGAGTTAA
- a CDS encoding sensor histidine kinase, whose translation MKLHTKVNLFSTLLTFIILVASFTGIYFLYEKLAYETEYAQLQDRADELLVAVSHLETTEGIETVFRAYIPSNGLLRVVNNNNNSLITMQATSTVEKIPVILNSPDGYTISHWQGIPVIAMQIPIIWPNNEVAAAQLVQPLPDVANNMELLRWILIVITLMAFIPIYFSSSVLAKLILTPIQRLTSTMQKNISNGSYEQIDIKKQSKDEIAQMTDTYNALMVHLENNYAKQQQFVGNASHELKTPLTVIESYAKLLERRGFENVQVAQEAVHAITKETATMKALIEQMLQLSKANEKLKMDWAEVNILHLLTHIATQMKQAYGTTIIILGNGATIISDEEKLKQLLFIFLDNARKYSDDDICVHVTTTTTVQISIQDKGIGIPKDDLPHLFDRFYRVGEDRNRKTGGTGLGLAIAKQLTESLSAHIDIESAEGVGTTILLTLPKEGGVHD comes from the coding sequence ATGAAACTTCATACAAAGGTAAATCTTTTTTCGACTTTACTGACCTTTATTATTTTAGTAGCAAGCTTTACGGGCATTTATTTTTTATATGAAAAGCTCGCATACGAAACCGAGTACGCCCAACTGCAGGACCGTGCGGATGAGCTACTCGTTGCAGTTAGTCATCTTGAAACGACGGAAGGTATTGAAACAGTTTTTCGGGCTTATATTCCTTCGAACGGATTATTGCGTGTCGTAAATAATAACAACAACAGTTTAATCACGATGCAGGCGACGTCTACTGTTGAAAAAATCCCTGTCATACTGAACTCTCCTGATGGCTATACAATATCGCATTGGCAAGGTATTCCGGTCATCGCGATGCAAATTCCCATCATTTGGCCAAACAATGAAGTTGCAGCAGCACAGCTCGTTCAACCACTTCCAGATGTTGCAAACAATATGGAGTTACTTCGTTGGATATTAATTGTCATTACATTAATGGCGTTTATACCTATTTATTTCTCGAGTTCGGTGTTAGCCAAACTTATTTTAACGCCCATTCAAAGGCTTACTTCAACAATGCAAAAAAACATTTCGAATGGAAGCTACGAACAAATTGACATAAAAAAGCAGTCAAAAGATGAAATTGCACAAATGACGGACACGTATAACGCGTTAATGGTGCATTTAGAAAACAACTATGCAAAGCAGCAACAATTTGTCGGCAATGCCTCGCACGAATTAAAAACGCCACTCACGGTCATCGAAAGTTATGCAAAATTACTGGAACGTCGAGGCTTTGAAAATGTCCAAGTTGCACAGGAAGCTGTCCATGCCATTACAAAAGAAACCGCTACTATGAAAGCGTTGATTGAACAAATGTTGCAACTTTCCAAAGCAAATGAAAAACTAAAAATGGACTGGGCTGAAGTAAATATCCTGCACCTGCTCACACATATTGCTACTCAAATGAAGCAAGCTTATGGCACAACCATTATTATTTTAGGAAATGGTGCCACGATTATTTCTGATGAAGAAAAGCTAAAGCAGTTGCTTTTCATTTTTTTAGATAATGCACGCAAGTATAGTGATGACGATATATGTGTGCACGTCACTACCACTACTACTGTCCAAATTTCCATTCAAGATAAAGGCATCGGCATTCCGAAAGATGATCTCCCTCATCTATTTGACCGTTTTTATCGTGTCGGTGAGGACCGCAATCGTAAAACAGGAGGCACAGGTCTTGGTCTAGCGATCGCAAAACAGCTCACAGAAAGCTTATCTGCTCATATTGACATTGAAAGTGCAGAAGGCGTAGGGACAACGATTTTACTTACCTTACCGAAAGAAGGTGGCGTACATGACTAA
- a CDS encoding PepSY domain-containing protein has protein sequence MTKMYLRIIALFFVVILASYLLFTSFNDITKDTPFTQQEISSRVELLYAGNVETIVHQNDAYIVSFLKNSVVYEVVVDRQSGAFSNLKLVFEQLDQTTQQPTTEKPVEKPPVTPIPVHLTAQQVQQIALKQLTGKVESIDYYDTADGGYYLVEVDGEDEEATLQIHSITGKVLSVTFDD, from the coding sequence ATGACTAAAATGTATTTACGGATCATTGCGCTATTTTTCGTTGTCATTCTGGCGAGCTACTTATTATTTACAAGCTTCAATGACATCACAAAGGATACTCCTTTTACACAGCAGGAAATCTCATCTCGCGTCGAGCTTTTGTATGCTGGGAACGTCGAGACAATTGTTCATCAAAACGATGCCTATATCGTCTCCTTCTTAAAGAATTCGGTTGTTTATGAAGTCGTCGTGGATCGTCAAAGCGGAGCATTTTCTAATTTAAAGCTTGTTTTTGAGCAACTCGATCAAACTACACAACAGCCAACAACTGAAAAGCCTGTTGAAAAACCACCTGTCACACCTATACCTGTCCATTTAACCGCGCAACAGGTGCAACAAATTGCTTTAAAGCAGCTTACAGGGAAGGTCGAAAGCATCGATTACTACGATACAGCAGATGGCGGCTATTACTTAGTTGAGGTGGATGGCGAGGATGAGGAAGCAACCCTTCAAATCCACTCGATCACAGGGAAAGTTCTATCGGTCACATTTGATGACTAA
- a CDS encoding PepSY domain-containing protein, whose translation MKKWLVIATVFIGILGGYAFAQTDILGSAEKATTISAAEAKKIALKQFDGKISDFEFDGDDAVPHYEVEIKNDTEKVEIKVNAQDGTATITERKALKAAKTTNSSSTTKAQNAKLLTEAEAIAIAQAKASGTVVKAELDTEDGVQIYEIEIRNGQKEYDFDIDAITGAILSYEEDTDDDND comes from the coding sequence ATGAAAAAATGGTTAGTCATTGCAACAGTATTCATTGGTATTCTTGGTGGATATGCATTCGCTCAGACAGACATTTTAGGCTCGGCAGAAAAAGCTACAACAATCTCGGCAGCAGAAGCGAAAAAAATTGCCTTAAAGCAATTCGACGGGAAAATTTCTGACTTCGAATTTGATGGCGATGATGCTGTTCCTCATTACGAAGTCGAAATTAAAAATGATACTGAAAAAGTAGAAATCAAGGTAAACGCACAAGATGGTACAGCAACGATTACTGAACGCAAAGCTTTGAAAGCAGCAAAAACAACAAACTCTTCATCAACTACAAAAGCTCAAAATGCAAAGCTCTTAACAGAAGCGGAAGCGATTGCAATTGCCCAAGCAAAAGCAAGTGGCACAGTTGTAAAAGCCGAGCTTGATACAGAAGACGGCGTACAAATTTACGAAATTGAAATCCGCAACGGTCAAAAAGAGTACGACTTTGATATCGATGCAATTACAGGTGCTATTTTAAGCTACGAAGAAGATACGGATGACGATAATGACTAA
- a CDS encoding nuclease-related domain-containing protein yields the protein MLLLNRKKSIQHIYLQALLRRLYDLEHDYSTFQQQLMKFEAGLSGEQRVDRELLDFSIPGKHFLLQNVELLNHQTFPHQIDSILLTPNFLLILEIKNITGTLLFKPEFHEFTRVRLDGTAENFLNPFDQAYRHQLFLQQLLKQWNVHVPIKYVVVIANQNAVLDNSLKNYPIFHLSGLRLFINRLFQKYPQASLNSEMLEKVARRLLASVQRSAPNRPVDASRIRKGVLCAHCDFKELMRYQYGSWCCTKCSVRNKRAVRQAMHDYRLLISERITNKEFRDFVGIESIQIASKILMRLGFEKVGEKRGRYYIIPEEVFEE from the coding sequence TTGTTATTACTAAATCGGAAGAAATCCATTCAACATATATATTTACAAGCCTTGCTTCGACGCTTATACGATTTGGAACATGATTACAGTACATTTCAACAACAATTAATGAAATTTGAAGCTGGCTTATCAGGTGAACAGCGCGTTGATCGTGAATTGCTAGATTTTTCAATTCCCGGCAAGCATTTTCTTTTACAAAATGTTGAGCTGTTGAATCATCAGACATTTCCCCATCAAATCGATTCAATCCTTCTTACGCCAAATTTTTTATTAATCCTCGAAATAAAAAATATAACGGGGACACTCCTTTTCAAACCGGAATTCCATGAATTTACACGAGTACGCTTAGATGGCACTGCCGAAAATTTTTTAAATCCCTTCGACCAAGCTTATCGTCACCAGCTCTTTTTGCAGCAATTGTTAAAGCAATGGAATGTGCATGTGCCGATTAAATATGTAGTCGTCATTGCTAATCAAAATGCGGTGCTAGATAATTCGTTGAAAAATTATCCGATTTTTCATTTGAGCGGCTTACGGCTATTTATAAATAGGCTATTTCAAAAATATCCGCAAGCTTCTTTGAATAGTGAAATGCTTGAAAAAGTTGCGCGGCGCTTATTAGCAAGTGTGCAACGGTCAGCTCCAAATCGCCCCGTTGATGCTAGTAGAATTAGAAAAGGTGTCCTTTGTGCGCATTGCGATTTTAAAGAGTTGATGCGTTATCAATACGGGTCTTGGTGCTGCACGAAATGCTCTGTGCGAAATAAAAGAGCGGTCCGGCAAGCGATGCATGACTACCGGTTGTTAATTAGTGAGCGCATTACGAACAAAGAGTTTAGGGATTTTGTTGGCATTGAATCCATCCAGATTGCTTCAAAAATCTTAATGCGGCTCGGATTTGAGAAAGTCGGGGAAAAACGAGGAAGATATTATATTATCCCTGAAGAAGTGTTTGAAGAATAG
- the eno gene encoding phosphopyruvate hydratase: MPIITEVYAREVLDSRGNPTVEVEVFTESGAFGRAIVPSGASTGEYEAVELRDGDSSRYLGKGVLKAVDNVNTQIADQLVENFSVLDQVVIDQMLIELDGTENKGNFGANAILGVSMAVAHAAADFLKVPLYQYLGGFNSKQLPVPMMNIINGGEHADNNVDVQEFMIMPVGAENFKHALRMGAEIFHHLKAVLKAKGYNTAVGDEGGFAPNLGSNEEAITVILEAIEKAGYKPGEEVQLAMDVASSELFNKEDGKYHLSGEGVVKTSEEMVAWYEELTSKYPIISIEDGLDENDWAGHKLLTERIGNRVQLVGDDLFVTNTKKLARGIEEGVGNSILIKVNQIGTLTETFEAIEMAKRAGYTAVISHRSGESEDATIADIAVATNAGQIKTGAPSRTDRVAKYNQLLRIEDQLGVTAKYDGLNSFYNLK, encoded by the coding sequence ATGCCAATTATTACAGAAGTTTATGCTCGCGAAGTATTAGATTCACGAGGAAACCCAACAGTAGAAGTAGAAGTATTTACAGAGTCAGGCGCATTCGGACGCGCAATCGTGCCATCTGGTGCATCAACTGGTGAATATGAAGCAGTTGAACTACGCGATGGTGATAGCTCTCGTTACTTAGGTAAAGGTGTATTAAAAGCAGTTGACAACGTAAACACACAAATCGCGGATCAATTAGTAGAGAATTTCTCAGTTCTTGATCAAGTAGTAATTGACCAAATGTTAATCGAGCTTGATGGAACAGAAAATAAAGGGAACTTCGGTGCAAACGCAATTTTAGGCGTTTCTATGGCTGTAGCACACGCAGCTGCGGACTTCTTAAAAGTGCCTTTATACCAGTATCTTGGTGGCTTTAACTCGAAACAATTACCAGTACCAATGATGAACATCATTAATGGTGGTGAGCATGCAGATAATAACGTGGACGTTCAAGAATTCATGATTATGCCTGTTGGTGCTGAAAACTTTAAGCATGCATTACGCATGGGTGCTGAAATCTTCCATCATTTAAAAGCAGTATTAAAAGCGAAAGGCTACAACACTGCAGTAGGTGACGAAGGTGGTTTCGCACCAAACCTTGGTTCAAATGAAGAAGCCATTACAGTGATTTTAGAAGCAATCGAAAAAGCTGGCTACAAACCAGGTGAAGAAGTTCAACTTGCAATGGACGTAGCATCTTCTGAGTTATTTAACAAAGAAGACGGCAAATACCATTTATCAGGTGAAGGTGTTGTGAAAACTTCTGAAGAAATGGTTGCTTGGTACGAGGAACTAACTTCTAAATATCCAATCATCTCAATCGAAGACGGCTTAGACGAAAATGACTGGGCTGGTCACAAATTACTTACTGAGCGCATCGGTAACCGCGTACAATTAGTTGGTGACGATCTATTCGTGACAAACACGAAAAAATTAGCGCGCGGTATTGAAGAAGGCGTTGGTAACTCAATCCTTATCAAAGTAAACCAAATCGGTACATTAACTGAAACCTTCGAAGCGATCGAAATGGCAAAACGCGCAGGCTATACTGCAGTAATCTCTCATCGTTCTGGTGAATCAGAGGACGCAACAATTGCAGACATCGCAGTAGCAACAAACGCTGGCCAAATTAAAACAGGTGCTCCTTCACGTACAGACCGCGTAGCAAAATACAACCAACTTCTTCGCATTGAAGATCAACTTGGTGTCACTGCAAAATACGACGGCTTAAATTCTTTCTATAACTTGAAATAA